In Hemitrygon akajei chromosome 17, sHemAka1.3, whole genome shotgun sequence, one DNA window encodes the following:
- the LOC140740742 gene encoding B-cadherin-like has protein sequence MSNFIFSCLGTFAFLLQVCGGEGSQRCEGFDEDSYVFEVASLALGQVLGRVHFNCSEQNGLEFQTDNPSFHVESDGRVLVSDVPPTNQTSFTIVAFNKAEDTWKTAVTVLINGEKVQGSAEDKSDVPVFMFPSRFSHSALRRRKRDWVIPVTKHPENERGPFPRDLVQIKSDRQRETRVYYSITGPGADQPPIGIFTINKNDGKIVVHKPLDREERDEYRLLAHALDENGVEVEEAVDVVIEVIDMNDNRPQFVVPTFYGKVIEGARPGTAFMNVTATDADEKDNANSIIKYSIERQQPASPDSQMFAISSTSGLISVLHSGLDRETVDKYTLIVRAADMEGQGMMTSATVIITVADANDNAPQFETSSVTVEVPENEVDYDVSRHTVTDADLIYTPAWKANFSITFGNERKQFTIITDPQNNGVLRIAKPLDFEKNKQHVVIIEVKNEIPFVDTMPLSSATVTINVRDVNEAPIFNPESKNDKQPENLPVGSTVTTCKAKDPDTAQKQTISYRMGSDPAHWFEIESETGIIKLISPMDRESEFVKDSIYTATVLASDNGSPPATGTGTILLQLEDINDNPPIATSLIKRVCNEDPEPVNVTIVDKDISPNTFPFVVTLVHGANRNWTIESTENPHVKLLKLRNKIEPNTYEVPLRVTDSGTPQLSQVTGLQVEVCDCDNGACSQRIAGAAFGFPGILAILGAILALLILVLLLLLFIRKRRSVKKEPLLPEEDIRDNVYHYDEEGGGEEDQDYDLSQLHRGLDARPEIVRNDVAPVLLAPQYRPRPANPDEIGNFIDENLKTADNDPTAPPYDSLLVFDYEGGGSEAESLSSVNSSNHSDADQDYNHLNDWGPRFRKLAEMYGDGED, from the exons TTCACTTCAACTGCAGTGAACAGAATGGCCTGGAATTCCAAACGGATAATCCCTCTTTCCACGTGGAATCTGATGGAAGGGTTCTTGTTAGTGACGTTCCACCAACAAACCAAACCAGCTTTACCATCGTTGCATTTAACAAGGCAGAAGATACATGGAAAACAGCCGTTACTGTCCTAATAAATGGTGAAAAG GTGCAAGGTTCTGCAGAGGACAAGTCAGATGTGCCAGTGTTCATGTTCCCTTCACGGTTTTCTCATTCTGCGTTGAGACGAAGGAAGCGAGATTGGGTGATTCCAGTTACTAAGCATCCAGAAAATGAGAGAGGCCCTTTCCCGAGGGATCTTGTACAG ATCAAGTCCGATCGGCAAAGAGAAACGAGAGTATATTACTCTATAACAGGCCCAGGAGCTGATCAGCCACCTATCGGTATTTTTACTATAAACAAAAACGACGGTAAAATTGTTGTGCATAAACCTTTAGACAGAGAAGAAAGAGACGAATACAGA CTGTTAGCTCATGCACTTGATGAAAATGGGGTTGAAGTTgaagaagcagtggatgttgtcatcGAAGTCATTGATATGAATGATAATAGGCCACAATTTGTTGTTCCAACTTTCTATGGCAAGGTGATAGAAGGAGCTAGACCAG GTACGGCATTCATGAATGTGACAGCCACAGATGCAGATGAGAAAGATAATGCTAATTCTATAATCAAATACTCCATTGAGCGTCAACAACCAGCCAGTCCTGATTCACAGATGTTTGCAATTAGTTCAACAAGTGGACTGATCAGTGTGCTGCATTCAGGTCTGGACCGGGAG ACAGTGGATAAATACACGCTTATTGTTCGGGCAGCAGATATGGAAGGTCAGGGAATGATGACCAGTGCCACAGTAATAATCACAGTCGCCGACGCAAATGATAATGCCCCACAATTTGAGACTTCATCG GTTACTGTCGAAGTTCCTGAAAATGAAGTGGATTATGATGTGTCAAGACACACTGTAACTGATGCTGACCTGATTTACACACCGGCCTGGAAAGCGAATTTCAGTATAACCTTTGGAAATGAGAGAAAACAATTCACAATTATTACTGACCCGCAGAATAATGGAGTCCTTAGAATTGCGAAG CCTTTGGATTTTGAGAAGAACAAACAACATGTGGTGATAATTGAAGTAAAGAATGAGATACCATTTGTCGATACCATGCCACTGTCTTCAGCTACAGTAACCATCAATGTGCGTGATGTGAACGAAGCTCCAATATTTAATCCAGAATCCAAGAACGATAAGCAGCCTGAGAATCTACCAGTTGGGAGTACAGTAACTACATGTAAGGCAAAGGACCCTGACACTGCTCAGAAGCAAACTATCAG CTACCGGATGGGAAGTGACCCAGCACATTGGTTTGAAATTGAGTCGGAGACTGGCATCATTAAACTCATCAGCCCTATGGATAGAGAATCAGAATTTGTTAAAGACAGCATTTATACTGCAACGGTCCTTGCTTCTGATAATG ggagtccacctgccactgGTACTGGGACCATTCTTCTGCAGCTTGAAGATATCAATGATAATCCGCCCATTGCTACTTCACTTATTAAACGTGTGTGCAATGAAGATCCTGAACCTGTGAATGTGACCATTGTAGACAAAGACATCTCACCCAACACTTTTCCTTTTGTGGTTACACTGGTTCATGGAGCGAATAGAAACTGGACGATTGAATCAACAGAGAATC CTCATGTGAAGCTGTTGAAGCTGAGGAATAAAATTGAACCTAATACGTATGAAGTCCCTCTCAGAGTAACAGATAGTGGGACACCACAACTCAGTCAGGTTACAGGATTGCAAGTGGAAGTGTGCGACTGTGATAATGGTGCTTGTAGCCAGAGGATTGCTGGTGCCGCCTTTGGCTTCCCTGGCATTTTGGCTATTCTGGGTGCTATCTTGGCTTTGCTGA TTTTGGTCCTCCTGCTCCTACTTTTCATAAGAAAGAGGCGAAGTGTCAAAAAGGAGCCATTATTGCCTGAAGAGGACATTCGGGATAATGTTTACCATTATGATGAAGAGGGTGGTGGTGAAGAAGACCAG GATTATGATCTCAGTCAACTGCACCGGGGCCTGGATGCCAGACCTGAAATTGTACGTAATGATGTGGCTCCTGTACTCTTAGCACCACAATATCGACCACGCCCTGCAAACCCAGATGAGATCGGCAACTTTATCGATGAG AACCTGAAGACTGCCGACAATGATCCCACTGCTCCCCCCTATGACTCCCTCTTGGTGTTTGATTATGAAGGTGGTGGTTCAGAGGCAGAATCTTTAAGTTCAGTGAATTCATCCAACCACTCTGATGCAGACCAGGACTACAACCACTTGAACGACTGGGGCCCACGCTTCCGGAAACTTGCTGAAATGTACGGCGATGGCGAGGATTGA